In a genomic window of Apteryx mantelli isolate bAptMan1 chromosome 2, bAptMan1.hap1, whole genome shotgun sequence:
- the TFPI2 gene encoding tissue factor pathway inhibitor 2 gives MAAGRLPLPALLLPLACAALAPRPLTEKERACLLPHDDGPCRALVPRWYYDRYTQTCQEFSYGGCLGNANNFLTADDCEKTCWTIKKVPKFCRMEADGGPCRSHLRRYAFNLSSMRCEEFIYGGCYGNDNNFKNVQSCVDHCLPEKTGPLLCYSPKDEGLCSSSVSRYYYDSKSKTCKEFKYTGCGGNANNFVTETDCYNVCRKAGSQKPRINKPRNLLRRKMMRKLIKKPQTYNLKS, from the exons atggccgccggccgcctcccgctgcccgcgctgctgctgccgctggccTGCGCGGCCCTGGCCCCGCGCCCCCTCACAG AGAAGGAGCGCGCCTGCCTGCTGCCCCACGACGACGGCCCCTGCCGCGCCCTGGTGCCGCGCTGGTACTACGACAGGTACACGCAGACGTGCCAGGAGTTCAGCTACGGGGGCTGCCTGGGCAACGCCAACAACTTCCTCACCGCCGACGACTGCGAGAAGACCTGCTGGACCATCAAGA AAGTGCCTAAATTCTGCCGGATGGAGGCTGACGGGGGACCTTGCAGAAGTCATCTCAGAAGATATGCCTTTAATTTGAGCTCGATGAGGTGTGAGGAGTTCATCTATGGTGGCTGTTATGGAAATGACAACAACTTCAAGAATGTGCAGTCTTGTGTGGACCACTGTCTGCCAGAGAAAA ctggtcCGTTGTTATGCTATAGCCCAAAGGATGAAGGATTGTGTTCTTCTTCTGTGTCTCGCTATTATTATGACAGCAAGAGCAAAACATGTAAGGAGTTCAAATATACCGGCTGTGGTGGAAATGCCAATAACTTCGTTACTGAAACAGATTGCTACAATGTCTGTAGAAAAG CAGGGAGTCAGAAACCAAGAATCAACAAGCCAAGAAATCTACTCCGCAGAAAAATGATgagaaaactaattaaaaaaccTCAGACATATAACCTGAAGTCTTAA